One segment of Theobroma cacao cultivar B97-61/B2 chromosome 9, Criollo_cocoa_genome_V2, whole genome shotgun sequence DNA contains the following:
- the LOC108663444 gene encoding protein FAF-like, chloroplastic isoform X1, whose product MASYNYKYPHIPFLPLPSSHTQFPLSQTIILAHLISSVISLTAKQSTPQRSLCRPLLDAVAFLLRTFLIVWFFHSMQINTYLVQSAQYLDMSAPLSKSLRLSSALNITEEAMVTKKQGIVSILGSDTDRPSRAASLRRTLSADMSSKKWLTEYGLSPLKKIASSEEFPFSIIDSSSEGGEEDYEERKDTEARGQFDIWTSIQQEKNKKELEKPGQFDMWTSIISEKAQEDSSKPLTPPYIHPLVKRSASSLSEKSLEICTESLGSETGSDGFSSYPPSETGDMEEDKEEDQELQQQKQERVAQLNSFDGEEPRIVKYNYDVGKKSPHRSFPPPIPSLSRIDGASVRMKTHRDNGRLVLEAVSMPSLNNFLAQRQDGRLVLTFANTTPSEAESMVNEVMNVEEEVEKEVEDLEEEFESFGEEEQESEIDEEEEEEISENEIEGVEDRCYVIEQPPKLSSGAMNVHRLAVMMNKPIWLANRNPTWPKNFDDIVKFGEEREEKVVETTAPPLAQSLPPRPRVGRLIPSPPSTAAAASFNAYEYYWRPNQPMSKAAVLNPLGQQSTFALDDNSNKELILSKNLMANEEQQLLVLRGNKGDYFVPLLKGCKEPRRSLLFWEPYCIATS is encoded by the exons ATGGCCTCCTACAACTACAAATACCCCCACATTCCCTTCCTCCCATTGCCATCAAGCCACACCCAGTTCCCCCTCTCTCAAACCATCATCCTCGCTCATCTAATTTCCTCTGTTATTTCCCTCACAGCAAAGCAAAGCACTCCCCAGCGGTCTCTTTGCAGACCCCTGTTGGATGCTGTTGCTTTTCTCTTGAG GACTTTTCTCATTGTTTGGTTTTTCCACTCTATGCAGATAAACACATATTTAGTACAATCTGCCCAGTACTTGGACATGTCTGCTCCACTTAGCAAGAGCCTCCGCTTATCTTCAGCTTTGAACATCACTGAGGAGGCCATGGTCACCAAGAAGCAAGGTATAGTATCCATTCTGGGATCCGATACCGACAGACCATCCAGAGCTGCCTCACTTAGAAGAACTCTGTCAGCTGATATGTCCTCCAAGAAATGGCTTACTGAATATGGACTCTCTCCCCTGAAAAAGATTGCATCCTCCGAGGAATTCCCTTTTTCCATCATAGACTCGTCCTCTGAAGGAGGGGAAGAGGATTATGAAGAAAGGAAGGACACTGAAGCACGAGGTCAATTCGACATCTGGACTTCGATTCAACaagagaagaacaagaagGAGCTTGAAAAGCCTGGACAGTTCGATATGTGGACCTCAATCATATCAGAGAAGGCTCAGGAAGACTCTTCAAAGCCACTTACCCCTCCTTATATTCACCCTCTTGTGAAAAGATCAGCTAGTTCTTTAAGCGAGAAAAGCCTCGAAATTTGCACTGAGAGCCTTGGTTCCGAGACTGGTTCAGATGGGTTCTCTTCATACCCTCCATCCGAAACTGGTGACATGGAGGAAGATAAAGAGGAAGATCAAGAACTCCAACAGCAAAAGCAGGAGAGAGTGGCACAGCTGAATTCTTTTGATGGTGAAGAACCAAGAATTGTGAAATATAACTACGATGTTGGCAAGAAATCGCCACACCGATCATTTCCTCCACcaattccttctctttctcgCATAGATGGAGCATCTGTCCGCATGAAGACTCATCGTGATAATGGCAGATTGGTTCTTGAAGCTGTTTCTATGCCTTCACTGAACAACTTTCTTGCTCAACGCCAGGACGGTCGCCTCGTTCTTACTTTTGCGAATACCACTCCTAGTGAAGCAGAGTCCATGGTTAATGAAGTaatgaatgttgaagaagaagtaGAAAAGGAAGTGGAAGATCTAGAAGAAGAGTTTGAAAGCTTTGGAGAAGAAGAGCAAGAGAGTGAAatagatgaagaagaagaagaggaaattaGTGAGAATGAAATTGAGGGAGTAGAAGATAGGTGTTATGTGATAGAGCAGCCTCCTAAACTTTCGAGTGGAGCAATGAATGTGCATAGGTTAGCTGTAATGATGAACAAGCCCATATGGTTAGCAAATAGGAACCCAACATGGCCTAAAAATTTCGATGATATAGTTAAATTTGGAGAGGAAAGGGAGGAGAAGGTCGTCGAGACAACCGCCCCACCACTAGCACAGTCACTGCCGCCGCGACCGCGGGTGGGTAGGCTGATACCATCACCACCGTCAACGGCAGCAGCTGCATCATTCAATGCTTATGAGTACTACTGGAGGCCCAATCAGCCCATGTCAAAGGCAGCGGTTCTTAACCCACTTGGTCAACAGTCAACATTTGCACTCGATGACAACAGTAACAAGGAGCTTATTCTGTCCAAGAATCTAATGGCTAATGAAGAACAACAATTGCTAGTGTTGAGAGGGAACAAAGGTGATTACTTTGTTCCTTTGTTAAAGGGTTGCAAGGAACCTAGGAggtctcttctcttctgggaGCCTTACTGCATTGCCACTTCCTGA
- the LOC18590200 gene encoding E3 ubiquitin-protein ligase PUB23 — MDEIEIPPHFLCPISLQLMRDPVTISTGITYDRDSIEKWLFSCKNNTCPVSKQALHNSDLTPNHTLRRLIQAWCILNASHGIERIPTPKPLVDKTQISKLLKDAKKFPEMQLKCLKRLRSITLEGERNRSYLEAAGAVQFLVSMIKSYDSALLEVESNEGSELLKASDEALSIFYHIKVSQSCLKSIISNDQEFVESLVQVMKNGNYQSRAYATMLLKDVFKVADPIQLMSATPEFFAEMVRTLRDQISQQASKASLKLLVELCPWGRNRIKAVEGGAVFVLIEFLLKTSEKRACELALILLDQLCACAEGRAELLKHGAGLAIVSKKIFRVSHVASDRAVRILSSICRCSATSWVLQEMLQVGVVSKLCLVLQLDSSYKTKERAREILKLHSRVWRNPSCIPSHLFSSYPSS, encoded by the coding sequence atggatgaaattgagattcctcctcattttctttgtcCAATTTCCCTTCAACTCATGAGAGATCCTGTTACCATCTCAACTGGAATAACATACGATCGAGATAGTATCGAGAAATGGTTATTTTCATGCAAGAACAACACGTGCCCGGTTTCGAAACAGGCCTTGCACAATTCAGATCTAACCCCAAATCACACTCTTCGTCGCTTGATCCAAGCATGGTGCATTCTCAATGCTTCCCATGGAATTGAAAGGATCCCAACGCCCAAGCCTTTGGTCGACAAAACCCAGATCTCCAAGCTCCTTAAAGATGCGAAAAAGTTCCCTGAGATGCAACTCAAATGCCTTAAAAGGCTCAGATCAATCACGCTCGAAGGTGAAAGAAACAGAAGCTACCTGGAAGCCGCTGGTGCAGTTCAATTCCTGGTGTCAATGATCAAGAGTTATGATTCTGCGTTACTTGAAGTCGAAAGCAACGAAGGGTCAGAACTTTTAAAAGCCAGCGATGAGGCATTAagtattttttatcatatcaAGGTTTCTCAAAGCTGTCTAAAGAGTATTATCAGCAATGATCAGGAATTTGTAGAGTCTTTAGTGCAAGTCATGAAAAATGGTAACTACCAATCTCGAGCATATGCCACGATGCTATTGAAGGATGTCTTTAAAGTGGCAGATCCAATCCAATTGATGAGTGCCACACCTGAATTCTTCGCTGAAATGGTACGTACTTTGCGCGATCAGATCTCGCAGCAGGCCTCCAAGGCATCATTGAAGCTCCTTGTGGAGCTTTGTCCTTGGGGAAGAAACAGGATCAAAGCCGTTGAAGGTGGTGCAGTGTTTGTCTTGATCGAGTTTCTTCTCAAAACATCCGAGAAGAGAGCTTGTGAACTTGCCTTGATTTTGTTGGATCAGCTTTGTGCTTGTGCTGAAGGGAGAGCAGAGTTGTTGAAGCACGGAGCAGGGCTAGCGATTGTCTCAAAGAAAATATTCAGGGTTTCGCATGTGGCAAGTGACAGGGCAGTGAGGATTCTATCCTCAATTTGCAGGTGTTCAGCAACTTCTTGGGTTCTTCAGGAAATGTTGCAAGTTGGTGTGGTATCCAAGTTATGTTTGGTGCTTCAACTTGATAGTAGTTACAAGACCAAGGAGAGAGCAAGGGAGATCCTCAAACTGCACTCTAGGGTTTGGAGGAACCCTTCTTGTATTCCTTCtcatttgttttcttcctaTCCATCTTCTTGA
- the LOC108663444 gene encoding protein FAF-like, chloroplastic isoform X2: MSAPLSKSLRLSSALNITEEAMVTKKQGIVSILGSDTDRPSRAASLRRTLSADMSSKKWLTEYGLSPLKKIASSEEFPFSIIDSSSEGGEEDYEERKDTEARGQFDIWTSIQQEKNKKELEKPGQFDMWTSIISEKAQEDSSKPLTPPYIHPLVKRSASSLSEKSLEICTESLGSETGSDGFSSYPPSETGDMEEDKEEDQELQQQKQERVAQLNSFDGEEPRIVKYNYDVGKKSPHRSFPPPIPSLSRIDGASVRMKTHRDNGRLVLEAVSMPSLNNFLAQRQDGRLVLTFANTTPSEAESMVNEVMNVEEEVEKEVEDLEEEFESFGEEEQESEIDEEEEEEISENEIEGVEDRCYVIEQPPKLSSGAMNVHRLAVMMNKPIWLANRNPTWPKNFDDIVKFGEEREEKVVETTAPPLAQSLPPRPRVGRLIPSPPSTAAAASFNAYEYYWRPNQPMSKAAVLNPLGQQSTFALDDNSNKELILSKNLMANEEQQLLVLRGNKGDYFVPLLKGCKEPRRSLLFWEPYCIATS; the protein is encoded by the coding sequence ATGTCTGCTCCACTTAGCAAGAGCCTCCGCTTATCTTCAGCTTTGAACATCACTGAGGAGGCCATGGTCACCAAGAAGCAAGGTATAGTATCCATTCTGGGATCCGATACCGACAGACCATCCAGAGCTGCCTCACTTAGAAGAACTCTGTCAGCTGATATGTCCTCCAAGAAATGGCTTACTGAATATGGACTCTCTCCCCTGAAAAAGATTGCATCCTCCGAGGAATTCCCTTTTTCCATCATAGACTCGTCCTCTGAAGGAGGGGAAGAGGATTATGAAGAAAGGAAGGACACTGAAGCACGAGGTCAATTCGACATCTGGACTTCGATTCAACaagagaagaacaagaagGAGCTTGAAAAGCCTGGACAGTTCGATATGTGGACCTCAATCATATCAGAGAAGGCTCAGGAAGACTCTTCAAAGCCACTTACCCCTCCTTATATTCACCCTCTTGTGAAAAGATCAGCTAGTTCTTTAAGCGAGAAAAGCCTCGAAATTTGCACTGAGAGCCTTGGTTCCGAGACTGGTTCAGATGGGTTCTCTTCATACCCTCCATCCGAAACTGGTGACATGGAGGAAGATAAAGAGGAAGATCAAGAACTCCAACAGCAAAAGCAGGAGAGAGTGGCACAGCTGAATTCTTTTGATGGTGAAGAACCAAGAATTGTGAAATATAACTACGATGTTGGCAAGAAATCGCCACACCGATCATTTCCTCCACcaattccttctctttctcgCATAGATGGAGCATCTGTCCGCATGAAGACTCATCGTGATAATGGCAGATTGGTTCTTGAAGCTGTTTCTATGCCTTCACTGAACAACTTTCTTGCTCAACGCCAGGACGGTCGCCTCGTTCTTACTTTTGCGAATACCACTCCTAGTGAAGCAGAGTCCATGGTTAATGAAGTaatgaatgttgaagaagaagtaGAAAAGGAAGTGGAAGATCTAGAAGAAGAGTTTGAAAGCTTTGGAGAAGAAGAGCAAGAGAGTGAAatagatgaagaagaagaagaggaaattaGTGAGAATGAAATTGAGGGAGTAGAAGATAGGTGTTATGTGATAGAGCAGCCTCCTAAACTTTCGAGTGGAGCAATGAATGTGCATAGGTTAGCTGTAATGATGAACAAGCCCATATGGTTAGCAAATAGGAACCCAACATGGCCTAAAAATTTCGATGATATAGTTAAATTTGGAGAGGAAAGGGAGGAGAAGGTCGTCGAGACAACCGCCCCACCACTAGCACAGTCACTGCCGCCGCGACCGCGGGTGGGTAGGCTGATACCATCACCACCGTCAACGGCAGCAGCTGCATCATTCAATGCTTATGAGTACTACTGGAGGCCCAATCAGCCCATGTCAAAGGCAGCGGTTCTTAACCCACTTGGTCAACAGTCAACATTTGCACTCGATGACAACAGTAACAAGGAGCTTATTCTGTCCAAGAATCTAATGGCTAATGAAGAACAACAATTGCTAGTGTTGAGAGGGAACAAAGGTGATTACTTTGTTCCTTTGTTAAAGGGTTGCAAGGAACCTAGGAggtctcttctcttctgggaGCCTTACTGCATTGCCACTTCCTGA
- the LOC18590199 gene encoding J domain-containing protein spf31, with protein sequence MGESNASVDEDLLLKAFFAEVSEVERDNEVIRILSCFKLNPFEFLNLAFDSSPEDVKKQYRKLSLMVHPDKCKHPQAKEAFGALAKAQQHLLDQQERDYILSQVTAAKEELRAKRKKQLKKDTASKLKLLVDEGKSEQQYEQSEEFQQELKLKVRELLTEQEWRRRKMAMRISEEEGRLKKDEEEQKEMWKRKREHEEQWEGTREQRVSSWRDFMKSGKKSKKGELRPPKLKTEDPNKSYVQRPVKRG encoded by the exons ATGGGAGAGAGCAACGCAAGCGTCGATGAGGATTTGCTTCTCAAAGCGTTCTTCGCCGAAGTCAGCGAAGTTGAACGAGACAATGAAGTCATCag GATTCTTTCATGCTTCAAGTTAAATCCATTTGAGTTTCTGAACCTAGCATTTGATTCATCTCCAGAAGATGTCAAAAAGCAGTATCGTAAG TTATCATTAATGGTCCACCCTGACAAATGCAAGCATCCACAAGCAAAAGAGGCTTTTGGAG CATTAGCAAAAGCCCAACAACATTTGCTTGATCAACAAGAAAGGGATTATATCCTAAGCCAAGTTACTGCTGCAAAAG AAGAACTGAGAGCAAAGAGGAAGAAGCAGTTAAAGAAAGACACAGCTTCCAAGTTAAAGTTATTAGTTGATGAG GGGAAATCTGAGCAACAATACGAACAATCAGAGGAGTTCCAGCAGGAGTTGAAGTTGAAGGTTCGAGAATTATTAACAGAGCAGGAATGGCGGCGGAGAAAAATGGCAATGAGG ATATCTGAAGAGGAAGGGCGTCTAAAGAAGGATGAAGAAGAGCAAAAGGAGATGTGGAAAAGGAAGCGTGAACATGAGGAGCAGTGGGAAGGAACAAGGGAGCAGCGA GTTTCAAGTTGGAGGGATTTCATGAAGTCAGGGAAAAAG TCTAAGAAAGGAGAACTTCGTCCCCCCAAACTCAAAACAGAGGATCCCAACAAATCGTATGTTCAAAGGCCTGTAAAGCGGGGTTAA